The proteins below are encoded in one region of Triticum aestivum cultivar Chinese Spring chromosome 1B, IWGSC CS RefSeq v2.1, whole genome shotgun sequence:
- the LOC123106861 gene encoding uncharacterized protein isoform X1 — protein sequence MAIVRTGGARVQRLESGGEDGSTEDEEERSPATVSEGSEAEGFSAQEENGGGGQEEEEDDSGMGSDELEITQLGEAGAEMCQVGDQSVALPLELYDLPGLGGVISLDAWNGLLSEDDRLRLAAFLPDLDQETFARTLVELLRGDNFHFGSPLAALFDRLKGGLCDPRIVLYRRGARFAERRKHYYHLQRYHNTMVLGLWDTKDCWKSCNGYSLGERLRAMDAMKAQRKQKELGLVARAGSETDSESRGSAEQFLTRSKPDKMGLNKAGKLGKERSKGVLRLGVSKGVGEEYIGGSGRDAAGALSKLSRPDNAYGYDAGVAHRGKLHRSIDGLHSEDLGYDRNLPRIRSQRPLMKPVKKELATGYDINPYGNNYHDSQTGSSYYHGRNAIGNQGVTLAASFDPPYSENARSAKYSERDRIYGGKAAQNKAPKVEERDWPAGSHADLLSDWQRGQPEGDYRSRKSQVGHGVKVKSYKSIEQQINGAHSGSDPRGRISQVKINVKSNSQHGRIGQKDSRSKAAHVQSEETESDSSERFEDGADMNLVEEQPNLQYSELHIPAYGAKSSNKLSKSVKTNYPAPTADFEPYQTQSKRSHRGKVAEPDYLRDVHVEVAEQISEVMRPPAARSERKRKGIANLDMHGYDNSELHDSNEKASESLRSPESDRLASRAGYAVQDSNGDFDVSERAKMPLASCSSGSKRQKGRVELTNLDEHGEYAPSGPKVVEISGSSKKKSKKKPDTVTDAITVAEPAPVVPEVIVVPVEPEKPKKKYVPITPTIHTGFSFSIVHLLTAVKKAMVAPAEDTPVAATVTPTEATPVAATVTPTEVTPVVAKQPDGEENRKWFNSEEPGKTPQEPSAAEQAQDTSAAEQTVQSNSPALTVQDLVHRIKTNPGDPNILETQEPLQDLVRGVLKVLSSRTAPLGAKGWRALVAYDKSNKSWFWVGPLPSATSYSDPNEETSAEAWGIPHKMLVKLVDAFANWLKSGQETLKQIGSLPPPPAPNPANLDLKERFKDLRAQKSLNTISPSSDEARAYFQREEFLRYSIPDRAFCYTAADGEKSIVAPLRRGGGKPTSKARGHPMLLPDRPPHVTILCLVRDAASRLPGRTGTRADVCTLLKDSQYLNHAESNKEAAVNQVVSGALDRLHYERDPCVLYDNDKKLWTYLHRGREEEDFEDDGTSSTKKWKRPRKDSDPADPGAGNDDPEDDGTPNAKKQKKADADPTASGEDKDGVQDPSNSGLEGDLEVDVVPSSTNDKETSKLVSADARPDIGSSRPSVDAAARVTADARPDIGSSRPSVDAAARVTADARPDIGSSRPSVDAAARGAADARPDIGSSRPSVDAAAARGIADGNSSRAPEKKHNMALPVQFTSREFNKGAEREGSKGFMDATPS from the coding sequence ATGGCGATCGTAAGGACCGGCGGCGCCAGGGTCCAGCGGCTGGAGTCCGGCGGGGAGGACGGCTCcacggaggacgaggaggagcgcTCGCCCGCCACGGTCTCGGAGGGGTCCGAGGCGGAGGGGTTCTCGGCCCAGGAGGAGAAtggcggcggcggccaggaggaggaggaggacgactccgGGATGGGGTCTGACGAGCTTGAGATCACGCAGCTCGGGGAGGCGGGGGCGGAGATGTGCCAGGTCGGGGACCAGAGCGTGGCCCTGCCGCTGGAGCTCTACGACCTCCCTGGCCTCGGCGGCGTCATCTCGCTGGACGCCTGGAACGGCCTGCTCTCCGAGGACGACCGTCTCCGCCTCGCCGCCTTCCTGCCCGACCTGGACCAGGAGACGTTCGCCCGCACGCTCGTCGAGCTCCTCAGGGGGGACAACTTCCACTTCGGGAGCCCCCTGGCCGCCCTGTTCGACCGCCTCAAGGGCGGCCTCTGCGACCCCAGGATCGTCCTGTACCGCCGTGGTGCCCGCTTTGCGGAACGGCGCAAGCATTACTACCATCTGCAGAGGTACCACAATACGATGGTGCTGGGGCTGTGGGACACCAAGGACTGCTGGAAGAGCTGCAACGGGTACAGCCTTGGTGAGAGGCTGAGAGCCATGGATGCAATGAAGGCACAGCGGAAGCAGAAGGAACTGGGTTTGGTTGCCCGGGCTGGGTCAGAGACTGACTCAGAGAGCAGGGGGTCTGCGGAACAGTTCTTGACACGGTCGAAGCCAGATAAGATGGGTCTCAACAAGGCTGGGAAGTTAGGGAAGGAAAGGTCCAAGGGCGTTCTGCGGTTGGGTGTGTCAAAAGGCGTGGGTGAGGAGTACATTGGAGGGTCTGGCCGTGATGCTGCAGGGGCTCTCTCTAAGCTTTCTCGTCCAGATAATGCTTATGGGTATGATGCCGGAGTCGCGCATAGAGGGAAGCTGCACAGAAGCATAGATGGCCTTCATTCTGAGGACCTGGGATATGACAGGAATTTGCCCAGGATCCGGTCTCAGAGACCTCTGATGAAGCCAGTGAAGAAGGAATTGGCCACGGGCTATGATATCAATCCTTATGGAAACAACTACCATGATAGCCAGACTGGTTCTTCTTACTACCATGGCAGGAATGCCATTGGTAATCAGGGAGTTACCTTAGCAGCATCATTTGACCCTCCATATTCTGAGAATGCAAGGAGTGCAAAATACTCGGAGAGAGATCGGATATATGGTGGAAAAGCTGCCCAGAATAAAGCTCCCAAAGTGGAAGAGAGGGATTGGCCAGCTGGTAGCCATGCTGATCTCTTAAGTGACTGGCAGAGAGGGCAGCCTGAAGGCGATTACAGGAGCAGGAAGTCTCAAGTTGGTCATGGTGTGAAGGTTAAGTCCTACAAAAGTATTGAGCAGCAGATAAATGGTGCACATTCTGGATCTGATCCTAGAGGCAGGATATCACAGGTTAAGATTAATGTTAAATCCAATAGTCAGCATGGTAGGATTGGCCAGAAGGACTCCAGGAGCAAAGCTGCCCATGTTCAGAGTGAGGAGACAGAATCTGATTCATCAGAACGGTTTGAAGATGGGGCAGATATGAATCTTGTTGAAGAACAGCCAAACCTTCAATATTCTGAACTTCATATACCAGCATATGGTGCCAAAAGTTCAAACAAACTTAGCAAATCAGTCAAAACAAATTATCCTGCCCCTACTGCAGATTTCGAACCCTACCAGACTCAGAGCAAGCGGTCACACAGAGGAAAGGTTGCAGAGCCTGATTATTTACGCGATGTGCATGTGGAGGTGGCGGAACAGATTAGTGAAGTGATGAGACCCCCAGCAGCAAGGAGTGAAAGAAAGCGCAAGGGAATTGCAAACCTGGACATGCATGGTTATGACAACTCTGAATTGCATGATAGCAACGAGAAAGCCAGTGAATCACTGAGGTCACCAGAGAGTGATAGGCTGGCCAGTAGAGCAGGCTATGCAGTCCAAGATTCTAATGGCGACTTTGATGTTTCTGAAAGAGCGAAAATGCCGCTGGCAAGTTGCAGCTCTGGGTCCAAAAGGCAAAAAGGAAGAGTTGAACTTACAAACCTGGACGAGCATGGCGAGTATGCACCATCTGGTCCAAAGGTGGTAGAGATCAGTGGCAGCTCGAAGAAGAAAAGTAAAAAGAAGCCAGATACTGTTACAGATGCAATTACTGTAGCAGAACCAGCTCCTGTCGTGCCAGAGGTTATTGTGGTGCCAGTAGAACCTGAGAAACCTAAGAAGAAGTATGTACCAATTACACCAACTATCCATACTGGCTTTTCTTTCTCCATCGTACATCTTCTAACCGCCGTTAAGAAGGCTATGGTCGCTCCGGCTGAGGATACTCCAGTGGCAGCCACGGTCACTCCTACTGAGGCTACTCCAGTGGCAGCTACGGTCACTCCTACCGAGGTTACTCCAGTGGTAGCGAAGCAGCCTGATGGGGAGGAGAACAGAAAATGGTTCAATAGTGAGGAACCTGGCAAAACGCCTCAAGAGCCAAGTGCAGCAGAGCAAGCACAAGATACCAGTGCTGCAGAGCAGACCGTGCAGAGCAATTCACCGGCATTAACTGTTCAAGATCTTGTTCATCGGATTAAAACTAATCCTGGAGATCCCAACATACTTGAAACACAGGAGCCCCTGCAGGATTTAGTTCGAGGAGTGCTCAAGGTACTGTCATCTAGAACAGCTCCTCTAGGTGCAAAGGGCTGGAGAGCGCTAGTTGCCTATGACAAGTCGAACAAAAGCTGGTTTTGGGTTGGTCCACTGCCTTCTGCCACCTCATATAGTGATCCTAATGAAGAAACTTCTGCTGAGGCATGGGGTATACCACACAAGATGCTTGTGAAGTTGGTCGATGCATTTGCTAATTGGCTGAAAAGTGGTCAGGAAACCCTTAAGCAAATAGGATCCCTTCCACCACCTCCAGCACCAAATCCTGCAaacttggatttgaaggaaagattTAAGGACCTTAGGGCCCAGAAAAGTCTGAACACAATAAGCCCAAGCTCTGACGAAGCAAGGGCATATTTCCAGCGTGAGGAGTTTTTGAGATACTCAATTCCTGATAGAGCATTTTGCTATACTGCTGCTGATGGGGAGAAATCTATTGTTGCTCCTTTGCGAAGGGGAGGTGGAAAGCCCACGTCAAAAGCTAGGGGACATCCCATGCTCTTGCCTGATCGCCCTCCGCATGTTACTATTCTCTGTCTTGTAAGAGATGCTGCTTCTAGGTTGCCTGGAAGAACTGGAACAAGAGCTGATGTTTGCACACTTCTCAAAGATTCACAGTACCTAAATCATGCAGAATCCAATAAAGAGGCTGCTGTTAATCAAGTTGTCAGTGGCGCTCTTGATCGCTTGCATTATGAGCGTGATCCTTGTGTGCTGTATGATAATGACAAAAAATTGTGGACCTATCTGCACAGGGGTAGAGAGGAGGAAGATTTTGAGGATGATGGCACATCATCTACGAAAAAGTGGAAGAGACCAAGGAAAGATTCAGATCCCGCAGACCCTGGTGCAGGAAACGATGATCCTGAGGATGATGGCACCCCTAacgcaaaaaaacaaaagaaagctGATGCAGACCCTACAGCGTCAGGAGAAGACAAGGATGGTGTTCAGGATCCATCTAACAGTGGGCTGGAAGGTGACCTTGAGGTTGATGTTGTTCCATCATCAACAAATGACAAAGAAACCAGCAAGCTTGTTTCTGCTGATGCAAGGCCAGATATTGGTAGCTCCAGACCTTCAGTAGATGCAGCAGCAAGGGTGACAGCTGATGCAAGGCCAGATATTGGTAGCTCCAGACCTTCAGTAGATGCAGCAGCAAGGGTGACAGCTGATGCAAGGCCAGATATTGGTAGCTCCAGACCTTCAGTAGATGCAGCAGCAAGGGGGGCAGCTGATGCAAGGCCAGATATTGGTAGCTCCAGACCTTCAGTAGATGCAGCAGCAGCAAGGGGGATAGCTGATGGCAATTCATCAAGAGCCCCAGAAAAGAAGCACAATATGGCACTCCCTGTGCAATTCACCAGCAGGGAGTTTAATAAAGGTGCAGAAAGAGAGGGGTCAAAAGGATTCATGGATGCAACCCCGTCATGA
- the LOC123106861 gene encoding uncharacterized protein isoform X2 yields the protein MAIVRTGGARVQRLESGGEDGSTEDEEERSPATVSEGSEAEGFSAQEENGGGGQEEEEDDSGMGSDELEITQLGEAGAEMCQVGDQSVALPLELYDLPGLGGVISLDAWNGLLSEDDRLRLAAFLPDLDQETFARTLVELLRGDNFHFGSPLAALFDRLKGGLCDPRIVLYRRGARFAERRKHYYHLQRYHNTMVLGLWDTKDCWKSCNGYSLGERLRAMDAMKAQRKQKELGLVARAGSETDSESRGSAEQFLTRSKPDKMGLNKAGKLGKERSKGVLRLGVSKGVGEEYIGGSGRDAAGALSKLSRPDNAYGYDAGVAHRGKLHRSIDGLHSEDLGYDRNLPRIRSQRPLMKPVKKELATGYDINPYGNNYHDSQTGSSYYHGRNAIGNQGVTLAASFDPPYSENARSAKYSERDRIYGGKAAQNKAPKVEERDWPAGSHADLLSDWQRGQPEGDYRSRKSQVGHGVKVKSYKSIEQQINGAHSGSDPRGRISQVKINVKSNSQHGRIGQKDSRSKAAHVQSEETESDSSERFEDGADMNLVEEQPNLQYSELHIPAYGAKSSNKLSKSVKTNYPAPTADFEPYQTQSKRSHRGKVAEPDYLRDVHVEVAEQISEVMRPPAARSERKRKGIANLDMHGYDNSELHDSNEKASESLRSPESDRLASRAGYAVQDSNGDFDVSERAKMPLASCSSGSKRQKGRVELTNLDEHGEYAPSGPKVVEISGSSKKKSKKKPDTVTDAITVAEPAPVVPEVIVVPVEPEKPKKKYVPITPTIHTGFSFSIVHLLTAVKKAMVAPAEDTPVAATVTPTEATPVAATVTPTEVTPVVAKQPDGEENRKWFNSEEPGKTPQEPSAAEQAQDTSAAEQTVQSNSPALTVQDLVHRIKTNPGDPNILETQEPLQDLVRGVLKVLSSRTAPLGAKGWRALVAYDKSNKSWFWVGPLPSATSYSDPNEETSAEAWGIPHKMLVKLVDAFANWLKSGQETLKQIGSLPPPPAPNPANLDLKERFKDLRAQKSLNTISPSSDEARAYFQREEFLRYSIPDRAFCYTAADGEKSIVAPLRRGGGKPTSKARGHPMLLPDRPPHVTILCLVRDAASRLPGRTGTRADVCTLLKDSQYLNHAESNKEAAVNQVVSGALDRLHYERDPCVLYDNDKKLWTYLHRGREEEDFEDDGTSSTKKWKRPRKDSDPADPGAGNDDPEDDGTPNAKKQKKADADPTASGEDKDGVQDPSNSGLEGDLEVDVVPSSTNDKETSKLVSADARPDIGSSRPSVDAAARVTADARPDIGSSRPSVDAAARGAADARPDIGSSRPSVDAAAARGIADGNSSRAPEKKHNMALPVQFTSREFNKGAEREGSKGFMDATPS from the exons ATGGCGATCGTAAGGACCGGCGGCGCCAGGGTCCAGCGGCTGGAGTCCGGCGGGGAGGACGGCTCcacggaggacgaggaggagcgcTCGCCCGCCACGGTCTCGGAGGGGTCCGAGGCGGAGGGGTTCTCGGCCCAGGAGGAGAAtggcggcggcggccaggaggaggaggaggacgactccgGGATGGGGTCTGACGAGCTTGAGATCACGCAGCTCGGGGAGGCGGGGGCGGAGATGTGCCAGGTCGGGGACCAGAGCGTGGCCCTGCCGCTGGAGCTCTACGACCTCCCTGGCCTCGGCGGCGTCATCTCGCTGGACGCCTGGAACGGCCTGCTCTCCGAGGACGACCGTCTCCGCCTCGCCGCCTTCCTGCCCGACCTGGACCAGGAGACGTTCGCCCGCACGCTCGTCGAGCTCCTCAGGGGGGACAACTTCCACTTCGGGAGCCCCCTGGCCGCCCTGTTCGACCGCCTCAAGGGCGGCCTCTGCGACCCCAGGATCGTCCTGTACCGCCGTGGTGCCCGCTTTGCGGAACGGCGCAAGCATTACTACCATCTGCAGAGGTACCACAATACGATGGTGCTGGGGCTGTGGGACACCAAGGACTGCTGGAAGAGCTGCAACGGGTACAGCCTTGGTGAGAGGCTGAGAGCCATGGATGCAATGAAGGCACAGCGGAAGCAGAAGGAACTGGGTTTGGTTGCCCGGGCTGGGTCAGAGACTGACTCAGAGAGCAGGGGGTCTGCGGAACAGTTCTTGACACGGTCGAAGCCAGATAAGATGGGTCTCAACAAGGCTGGGAAGTTAGGGAAGGAAAGGTCCAAGGGCGTTCTGCGGTTGGGTGTGTCAAAAGGCGTGGGTGAGGAGTACATTGGAGGGTCTGGCCGTGATGCTGCAGGGGCTCTCTCTAAGCTTTCTCGTCCAGATAATGCTTATGGGTATGATGCCGGAGTCGCGCATAGAGGGAAGCTGCACAGAAGCATAGATGGCCTTCATTCTGAGGACCTGGGATATGACAGGAATTTGCCCAGGATCCGGTCTCAGAGACCTCTGATGAAGCCAGTGAAGAAGGAATTGGCCACGGGCTATGATATCAATCCTTATGGAAACAACTACCATGATAGCCAGACTGGTTCTTCTTACTACCATGGCAGGAATGCCATTGGTAATCAGGGAGTTACCTTAGCAGCATCATTTGACCCTCCATATTCTGAGAATGCAAGGAGTGCAAAATACTCGGAGAGAGATCGGATATATGGTGGAAAAGCTGCCCAGAATAAAGCTCCCAAAGTGGAAGAGAGGGATTGGCCAGCTGGTAGCCATGCTGATCTCTTAAGTGACTGGCAGAGAGGGCAGCCTGAAGGCGATTACAGGAGCAGGAAGTCTCAAGTTGGTCATGGTGTGAAGGTTAAGTCCTACAAAAGTATTGAGCAGCAGATAAATGGTGCACATTCTGGATCTGATCCTAGAGGCAGGATATCACAGGTTAAGATTAATGTTAAATCCAATAGTCAGCATGGTAGGATTGGCCAGAAGGACTCCAGGAGCAAAGCTGCCCATGTTCAGAGTGAGGAGACAGAATCTGATTCATCAGAACGGTTTGAAGATGGGGCAGATATGAATCTTGTTGAAGAACAGCCAAACCTTCAATATTCTGAACTTCATATACCAGCATATGGTGCCAAAAGTTCAAACAAACTTAGCAAATCAGTCAAAACAAATTATCCTGCCCCTACTGCAGATTTCGAACCCTACCAGACTCAGAGCAAGCGGTCACACAGAGGAAAGGTTGCAGAGCCTGATTATTTACGCGATGTGCATGTGGAGGTGGCGGAACAGATTAGTGAAGTGATGAGACCCCCAGCAGCAAGGAGTGAAAGAAAGCGCAAGGGAATTGCAAACCTGGACATGCATGGTTATGACAACTCTGAATTGCATGATAGCAACGAGAAAGCCAGTGAATCACTGAGGTCACCAGAGAGTGATAGGCTGGCCAGTAGAGCAGGCTATGCAGTCCAAGATTCTAATGGCGACTTTGATGTTTCTGAAAGAGCGAAAATGCCGCTGGCAAGTTGCAGCTCTGGGTCCAAAAGGCAAAAAGGAAGAGTTGAACTTACAAACCTGGACGAGCATGGCGAGTATGCACCATCTGGTCCAAAGGTGGTAGAGATCAGTGGCAGCTCGAAGAAGAAAAGTAAAAAGAAGCCAGATACTGTTACAGATGCAATTACTGTAGCAGAACCAGCTCCTGTCGTGCCAGAGGTTATTGTGGTGCCAGTAGAACCTGAGAAACCTAAGAAGAAGTATGTACCAATTACACCAACTATCCATACTGGCTTTTCTTTCTCCATCGTACATCTTCTAACCGCCGTTAAGAAGGCTATGGTCGCTCCGGCTGAGGATACTCCAGTGGCAGCCACGGTCACTCCTACTGAGGCTACTCCAGTGGCAGCTACGGTCACTCCTACCGAGGTTACTCCAGTGGTAGCGAAGCAGCCTGATGGGGAGGAGAACAGAAAATGGTTCAATAGTGAGGAACCTGGCAAAACGCCTCAAGAGCCAAGTGCAGCAGAGCAAGCACAAGATACCAGTGCTGCAGAGCAGACCGTGCAGAGCAATTCACCGGCATTAACTGTTCAAGATCTTGTTCATCGGATTAAAACTAATCCTGGAGATCCCAACATACTTGAAACACAGGAGCCCCTGCAGGATTTAGTTCGAGGAGTGCTCAAGGTACTGTCATCTAGAACAGCTCCTCTAGGTGCAAAGGGCTGGAGAGCGCTAGTTGCCTATGACAAGTCGAACAAAAGCTGGTTTTGGGTTGGTCCACTGCCTTCTGCCACCTCATATAGTGATCCTAATGAAGAAACTTCTGCTGAGGCATGGGGTATACCACACAAGATGCTTGTGAAGTTGGTCGATGCATTTGCTAATTGGCTGAAAAGTGGTCAGGAAACCCTTAAGCAAATAGGATCCCTTCCACCACCTCCAGCACCAAATCCTGCAaacttggatttgaaggaaagattTAAGGACCTTAGGGCCCAGAAAAGTCTGAACACAATAAGCCCAAGCTCTGACGAAGCAAGGGCATATTTCCAGCGTGAGGAGTTTTTGAGATACTCAATTCCTGATAGAGCATTTTGCTATACTGCTGCTGATGGGGAGAAATCTATTGTTGCTCCTTTGCGAAGGGGAGGTGGAAAGCCCACGTCAAAAGCTAGGGGACATCCCATGCTCTTGCCTGATCGCCCTCCGCATGTTACTATTCTCTGTCTTGTAAGAGATGCTGCTTCTAGGTTGCCTGGAAGAACTGGAACAAGAGCTGATGTTTGCACACTTCTCAAAGATTCACAGTACCTAAATCATGCAGAATCCAATAAAGAGGCTGCTGTTAATCAAGTTGTCAGTGGCGCTCTTGATCGCTTGCATTATGAGCGTGATCCTTGTGTGCTGTATGATAATGACAAAAAATTGTGGACCTATCTGCACAGGGGTAGAGAGGAGGAAGATTTTGAGGATGATGGCACATCATCTACGAAAAAGTGGAAGAGACCAAGGAAAGATTCAGATCCCGCAGACCCTGGTGCAGGAAACGATGATCCTGAGGATGATGGCACCCCTAacgcaaaaaaacaaaagaaagctGATGCAGACCCTACAGCGTCAGGAGAAGACAAGGATGGTGTTCAGGATCCATCTAACAGTGGGCTGGAAGGTGACCTTGAGGTTGATGTTGTTCCATCATCAACAAATGACAAAGAAACCAGCAAGCTTGTTTCTGCTGATGCAAG GCCAGATATTGGTAGCTCCAGACCTTCAGTAGATGCAGCAGCAAGGGTGACAGCTGATGCAAGGCCAGATATTGGTAGCTCCAGACCTTCAGTAGATGCAGCAGCAAGGGGGGCAGCTGATGCAAGGCCAGATATTGGTAGCTCCAGACCTTCAGTAGATGCAGCAGCAGCAAGGGGGATAGCTGATGGCAATTCATCAAGAGCCCCAGAAAAGAAGCACAATATGGCACTCCCTGTGCAATTCACCAGCAGGGAGTTTAATAAAGGTGCAGAAAGAGAGGGGTCAAAAGGATTCATGGATGCAACCCCGTCATGA